The proteins below are encoded in one region of Juglans microcarpa x Juglans regia isolate MS1-56 chromosome 4D, Jm3101_v1.0, whole genome shotgun sequence:
- the LOC121259723 gene encoding LIM domain-containing protein WLIM1: protein MAFAGTTQKCMACDKTVYLVDKLTADNRIYHKACFRCHHCKGTLKLGNYNSFEGVLYCRPHFDQLFKRTGSLEKSFEGTPKIVKPERPADGEKPTANKVSSMFGGTRDKCVGCKNTVYPTEKVTVNGTPYHKSCFKCSHGGCVISPSNYIAHEGRLYCKYHHTQLIKEKGNLSQLEGDHEKDAANEKLNAREVAAET from the exons ATGGCATTTGCAGGAACAACCCAGAAGTGCATGGCCTGTGACAAGACCGTCTATCTGGTTGATAAGTTAACTGCTGACAACCGAATCTACCACAAAGCCTGCTTCCGATGCCATCACTGCAAAGGAACTCTCAAG CTCGGCAATTACAATTCCTTTGAAGGAGTACTATACTGCAGGCCACACTTTGACCAGCTCTTCAAAAGAACTGGCAGTCTTGAAAAAAGCTTTGAAG GGACACCAAAAATTGTAAAACCAGAGAGACCTGCCGATGGTGAG AAACCTACCGCAAATAAGGTTTCGAGTATGTTTGGTGGAACCAGAGATAAATGCGTTGGCTGTAAAAATACTGTCTATCCAACTGAGAAG GTTACGGTAAATGGCACTCCTTATCACAAGAGCTGTTTCAAATGCTCCCATGGAGGATGTGTAATCAGCCCATCTAACTACATTGCGCATGAGGGCCGGCTCTACTGCAAATATCACCATACCCAACTCATCAAGGAAAAAGGCAATCTAAGCCAGCTTGAGGGTGATCATGAGAAGGATGCAGCGAATGAGAAACTCAATGCCAGAGAAGTTGCTGCTGAGACATGA